The Daphnia pulex isolate KAP4 chromosome 3, ASM2113471v1 genome includes a region encoding these proteins:
- the LOC124190728 gene encoding uncharacterized protein LOC124190728 has translation MASAILTSVAASDEFRKHEINDVTDWNDFIAAASKSVAFMGKVLIAGARVLSDFEIDQIDKKKIPLIKNSRSFHYTLLQINEYSYEAFVKAHENMFGIQLTAGKMPRCVADCIEYLKSGDKKGMKYLLQSSLDEIKQTADDGATISKEVCDAFDLLGQLIGQVIEALMTSLRDVNKKEITDEIGDETTRKQQKNIYQLQQKKLEAAEENVKEKRKDLDDIGKSKLGIWLSFFRHESKEESLEHARQMLEDAENKLKKIREKVQNQIEMYNENIESWKHVRVDVDKALDHNEMLQILNDGLNYLGQYQDKWLDIHRYFNKMSNDLTKALLTDFSAEKVEGHKAIEELENFLQMTSDVCAKMYHSTIMHAKAFDKYILKGIFEIQPMLYIPSGEIEEAQMRWQLSWEKASNGIKDMYEKDAIREIDKQNSSTGKCQ, from the coding sequence GACTGGAATGATTTTATTGCTGCGGCCTCCAAGAGCGTGGCTTTCATGGGCAAAGTGTTGATTGCCGGAGCTCGAGTCCTATCTGATTTTGAAATCGACCAGatcgacaaaaagaaaatccctttaattaaaaattccagGAGTTTCCATTATACTTTACTTCAAATCAACGAGTATTCCTACGAAGCCTTCGTGAAAGCTCACGAGAACATGTTTGGGATCCAGTTGACTGCGGGGAAAATGCCTCGCTGCGTAGCAGATTGCATAGAGTACCTGAAAAGTGGAGATAAGAAAGGCATGAAGTATTTATTACAAAGTTCCTTagatgaaatcaaacaaacggCTGACGACGgagcaacaatttcaaaagaagtTTGCGATGCGTTTGATTTGTTGGGTCAGCTGATTGGACAAGTAATCGAAGCCTTAATGACAAGCCTCCGGGacgtcaacaaaaaagaaattacagACGAGATTGGAGACGAAACCACAAGGAAACAGCAGAAAAACATCTACCAGTTACAGCAGAAGAAACTTGAAGCAGcggaagaaaatgtaaaagaaaaaagaaaagatttggaCGACATCGGCAAATCAAAGTTGGGTATTTGGCTTTCGTTTTTTCGCCACGAGTCTAAAGAAGAATCACTTGAACATGCCCGGCAAATGTTGGAAGACGccgaaaataaattgaagaaaatcagGGAAAAAGTTCAGAACCAAATCGAAATGTAcaatgaaaatattgaaagttGGAAACATGTCCGAGTTGATGTAGACAAAGCCTTAGACCATAACGAAATGCTTCAAATTCTCAATGATGGTTTGAATTACCTCGGCCAGTACCAAGACAAATGGTTGGACATCCATCGTTATTTTAACAAGATGAGCAATGACTTGACTAAAGCATTACTAACTGACTTTTCAGCCGAAAAAGTAGAGGGGCATAAGGCAattgaagaattggaaaacTTCCTTCAAATGACGTCAGATGTCTGCGCCAAGATGTATCACTCCACCataatgcacgccaaagcttTCGACAAGTACATCTTGAAGGGCATATTTGAAATACAACCAATGCTTTATATTCCCAGCGGTGAGATTGAGGAAGCTCAAATGAGGTGGCAATTGTCTTGGGAGAAAGCGTCTAATGGCATTAAGGACATGTACGAAAAGGACGCAATACGAGAAATAGATAAACAAAATTCTAGCACTGGGAAATGCCAATAA
- the LOC124190732 gene encoding uncharacterized protein LOC124190732 gives MASAADLASVAANADYEFDITNIRELNFTALKCISFLTNLASAPDFPIDQMDKKDMPLIKHPHFCTTMWQISIECFSARSKAHSNMQCIQYRMEKVPLDVEYVKSKWKDVNVKNFLRNLVEKMTKLVEEGAQLTQEACDTFDRLIQLIGQVIAACKASKKREKENLTDKNTKRKKEMEETIKSKVEAKIKKDNGLQQEIERAERNLCEKIKYLDDIRKSKLHVCMAFLRIFGHQDCVGYAWQMLEEAEKRLKKTKEEAEKKYKRSNEDIQEWQDKQVELNKSLDQIEKLPTHENDIRVLELLRDNCLGINRYFNQMRNYATDVTLPRLTDFSTQVENVESNAIPIDELEESLGLTLESCAKTHHLAKMYFQCKTHLRDDETSVDIKELFKATEGDIVNVGKM, from the exons ATGGCCTCTGCAGCAGATCTAGCCAGCG TTGCAGCCAACGCCGATTATGAATTCGATATTACCAACATCAGAGAGTTGAATTTTACGGCACTCAAGtgcatttctttcttgacGAATCTGGCATCGGCGCCTGATTTCCCAATCGACCAGATGGACAAAAAAGACATGCCGTTAATTAAACATCCGCATTTCTGCACAACTATGTGGCAAATCTCCATTGAATGCTTCTCAGCCCGCTCGAAAGCGCACAGTAACATGCAATGCATCCAGTACAGGATGGAAAAGGTTCCCTTAGATGTGGAGTACGTGAAAAGTAAATGGAAGGACGTGAACGTGAAGAATTTTTTGCGCAATCTCGTggagaaaatgacaaaattagTTGAAGAAGGAGCCCAGCTAACACAAGAAGCTTGCGATACTTTTGATCGATTGATTCAGCTGATTGGCCAAGTCATTGCAGCCTGCAAGGCAAGTAAGAAACGTGAAAAGGAGAATCTAACGGACAAGAAtacgaaaaggaagaaggaaatggAGGAAACGATTAAGAGTAAAGTggaagccaaaataaaaaaggacaacGGTTTGCAGCAGGAAATTGAAAGGGCGGAAAGAAATCTAtgcgaaaaaattaaatacttgGATGACATCCGCAAATCCAAGTTGCATGTTTGCATGGCATTTCTCAGGATATTTGGGCACCAAGATTGTGTTGGGTACGCCTGGCAAATGTTAGAAGAggccgaaaagagattgaagaaaaccaaagaagaagcagagaaaaaatacaaacggTCCAACGAAGACATTCAAGAGTGGCAAGACAAGCAAgttgaattaaataaatccTTGGATCAAATTGAGAAACTTCCAACCCACGAAAATGATATTCGTGTTCTCGAGTTGTTGCGTGACAATTGTTTGGGCATAAATCGTTACTTTAATCAGATGAGAAACTACGCTACTGATGTAACACTTCCAAGACTCACTGACTTTTCAACCCAAGTCGAGAATGTAGAAAGTAATGCCATTCCAATTGACGAACTGGAAGAGTCCCTTGGACTGACGTTGGAATCCTGCGCCAAGACGCATCACTTGGCTAAAATGTACTTCCAATGCAAGACACATCTGCGTGACGATGAAACGTCTGTTGACATTAAGGAACTGTTTAAGGCCACCGAAGGTGATATTGTAAATGTAGGAAAAATGTGA
- the LOC124190730 gene encoding uncharacterized protein LOC124190730 codes for MASANLTSVAANADWIELLAPAPVGVAIVSQLLICASRLKNDFAFVQHTDDKERFNLIKDPDSFRTTLWQIAKESYEAFAKAHNNMENFLLQMGQVPGYAKDCVMYVRSVDRAKLKTLFGRRLAKIKEAADDGARLTNQVCEAFDLLEQLINQVIESSSLTMSQIEKEMVNDQVTKMEAKEKEKRLAELQQQLKTSKDIRCWTGTSYGVYENSFEHDRSIKKEEQMQQEIDQISDDSIQHLDAMRVDTDKTLEQNETLRTLKESLNNLGQLLDKWSSIHRFFNTIRNHFTEVTFPRLKDFSTDAQEAEEMPYDNSVLIDELEKSLEKSLESCYETHHSAAKLYVRVSDKHIMKSINLMHSMLSIPLSEVEGAQIKLMASCEEATKGVKNMYNEERAESTRGIEKKNSSTGK; via the exons atgGCCTCTGCAAATCTAACCAGCG TTGCAGCCAACGCCGACTGGATTGAGCTTCTTGCTCCGGCCCCCGTGGGAGTGGCCATCGTGAGTCAACTCTTGATATGCGCATCTCGGTTGAAGAATGATTTCGCATTCGTCCAGCACACCGATGACAAAGAGCGCTTCAATTTAATCAAAGACCCGGACAGTTTCCGCACAACTTTGTGGCAAATCGCCAAAGAATCGTACGAAGCCTTCGCCAAAGCTCACAACAATATGGAGAACTTTCTGTTGCAGATGGGCCAAGTCCCTGGCTACGCCAAAGATTGCGTAATGTACGTGAGGAGTGTAGACAGAGCAAAATTGAAGACATTATTCGGCAGACGCCTGGCCAAGATCAAAGAAGCGGCCGACGATGGAGCCAGGCTGACAAATCAAGTCTGCGAGGCTTTTGATTTATTGGAACAGCTGATCAATCAAGTCATTGAATCCTCATCGCTAACTATGAGtcaaatagagaaagagatggTCAACGACCAAGTGACGAAGAtggaagccaaagaaaaagagaaacggctAGCCGAATTACAGCAGCAACTCAAAACATCGAAAGACATTCGCTGTTGGACAGGAACTAGTTATGGAGTTTATGAAAATTCATTCGAACATGACCGGAgcatcaaaaaagaagagcaaatGCAGCAAGAAATCGACCAAATATCGGACGATAGCATTCAACATTTGGACGCCATGCGAGTCGACACGGATAAAACTTTAGAGCAAAATGAAACGCTCCGAACGCTGAAAGAAAGTTTAAATAACCTCGGTCAGTTGCTTGACAAATGGTCGAGCATCCATCGCTTTTTCAATACGATCAGAAATCACTTTACGGAGGTAACATTTCCAAGACTGAAGGATTTTTCAACTGATGCCCAAGAAGCTGAGGAGATGCCGTATGATAATTCCGTTTTAATAGATGAATTGGAAAAGTCCCTAGAAAAATCGTTGGAATCCTGCTACGAGACGCATCACTCGGCCGCCAAACTCTACGTCCGAGTCTCCGACAAGCACATCATGAAGAGCATCAATCTCATGCACTCGATGCTTTCGATTCCTCTCAGCGAAGTTGAGGGAgctcaaatcaaattgatggCATCATGTGAAGAAGCAACTAAAGGCGTTAAGAACATGTACAACGAGGAGAGAGCGGAGTCAACACgaggaatagaaaagaaaaattctagcACTGGGAAATAG